The following are encoded in a window of Eleutherodactylus coqui strain aEleCoq1 unplaced genomic scaffold, aEleCoq1.hap1 HAP1_SCAFFOLD_474, whole genome shotgun sequence genomic DNA:
- the LOC136604804 gene encoding tricarboxylate transport protein, mitochondrial-like, whose product MSYIFDLEKTIHLVTKATEEDKKSDETLSFSGDLLSLPKGHCVTLTVQDHGVRGLYRGLSSLLYGSIPKSAVRFGTFEFLSNFARSSSGKLEGKTSFVCGLGAGVAEAILIVCPMETIKVKFIHDQASSTPRYQGFFHGVREIIRQQGLRGTYQGLTPTILKQGSNQAIRFYVMTSLRSWYLGDDPQRPINPIITGIFGATAGAASVFGNTPLDVIKTRMQGLEAHKYKNTLDCASQILRNEGPLAFYKGTVPRLGRVCLDVAIVFIIYEEVVQVLNRVWKTS is encoded by the exons AAAACCATTCATTTGGTGACAAAAGCCACAGAGGAGGACAAGAAATCTGACGAGACGTTGAG CTTCTCCGGTGACCTCTTATCTCTCCCTAAAGGTCACTGTGTCACACTGACTGTACAGGATCATGGAGTCAGAGGTTTATATCGAGGTCTTAGCTCATTGCTATATGGATCCATCCCGAAGTCTGCAGTGAG ATTCGGCACATTTGAGTTTCTCAGTAACTTTGCAAGGAGTTCCTCAGGGAAATTGGAGGGAAAGACCAGTTTTGTATGTGGCTTAGGGGCTGGTGTTGCAGAGGCTATCCTAATAGTATGTCCAATGGAAACTATTAAG GTGAAGTTCATCCATGACCAGGCCTCCTCCACACCTAGGTATCAAGGTTTCTTCCATGGAGTGCGAGAAATTATCAGACAGCAAG GGCTACGTGGGACATATCAGGGACTAACACCTACTATTTTAAAACAAGGCTCCAACCAAGCAATCCGGTTCTATGTCATGACCTCACTACGTAGCTGGTACTTAG GCGATGATCCCCAAAGACCGATTAATCCTATTATCACAGGAATATTTGGTGCCACCGCTGGGGCTGCCAGTGTCTTTGGTAATACACCTCTAGATGTTATCAAGACCAGGATGCAG GGCTTGGAAGCTCACAAATATAAGAACACTTTAGACTGTGCAAGCCAGATACTTCGTAATGAGGGTCCCTTGGC GTTTTACAAGGGCACCGTACCACGTTTGGGCAGAGTGTGTCTGGATGTTGCCATTGTCTTTATCATCTATGAAGAAGTAGTTCAAGTTCTTAACAGAGTTTGGAAGACCTCCTAA